The Holophagales bacterium genome has a segment encoding these proteins:
- a CDS encoding FAD-binding oxidoreductase, which translates to MTTSVYDAVVVGAGSVGMPTAMYLAEKGLKVLCVDQFASAGQGSNKAAIGGLRATHSSPAKIRLCLDSLKTFSSWKEAHGFDIEWRQGGYLFVAYRASEEKTLKELLVVQKKAGLDIDWYEKDALRALVPGIDSEGLLGGTFSPGDGSASPMLSGAAFHKRAVELGVECRFNERVTSIMRRKGTVVGVRTDKGGYATPCVVNAAGPWARALAQSGGLDVPVNPDCHEAGITEPAQRFLEPMVVDIRRTPGAANYYFYQAHSGQVIFCITPDPPLIGTDRRETSEFLPMVARRMVGLMPKLANLKVRRTWRGLYPMTPDGSPVVGRSATLEGYLDAVGMCGQGYMLGPGVGALVSRIVTKTLTDEDGEILHELRPGREFGGVEKLK; encoded by the coding sequence ATGACGACCTCCGTCTACGACGCCGTCGTCGTCGGCGCGGGCAGCGTCGGCATGCCCACCGCGATGTACCTGGCGGAGAAGGGGCTGAAGGTCCTCTGCGTCGACCAGTTCGCCTCCGCAGGGCAAGGCAGCAACAAGGCGGCCATCGGAGGCCTGCGCGCCACGCACTCCTCGCCCGCCAAGATCCGCCTCTGCCTCGATTCGCTGAAGACGTTCTCCTCGTGGAAGGAGGCCCACGGTTTCGACATCGAGTGGCGCCAGGGCGGCTACCTGTTCGTCGCCTACCGGGCGAGCGAGGAGAAGACCCTCAAGGAGCTCCTCGTCGTCCAGAAGAAGGCCGGGCTCGACATCGACTGGTACGAGAAAGACGCGCTCCGCGCGCTCGTCCCCGGCATCGACTCCGAGGGGCTCCTCGGCGGGACGTTCTCGCCCGGGGACGGGTCGGCGTCTCCGATGCTCTCAGGCGCTGCCTTCCACAAGCGGGCCGTCGAGCTGGGCGTGGAGTGCCGTTTCAACGAGCGCGTCACGAGCATCATGCGGCGCAAGGGAACGGTCGTGGGCGTGCGGACCGACAAGGGCGGCTACGCGACGCCCTGCGTCGTCAACGCGGCGGGTCCCTGGGCGCGCGCTCTCGCGCAGTCGGGGGGGCTGGACGTCCCGGTGAACCCGGATTGCCACGAGGCGGGAATCACGGAACCGGCGCAGAGGTTCCTGGAGCCGATGGTCGTCGACATCCGGCGGACGCCGGGCGCCGCGAACTACTACTTCTACCAGGCGCACTCGGGCCAGGTGATCTTCTGCATCACGCCCGACCCGCCCCTCATCGGCACGGACCGCCGCGAGACGTCGGAGTTCCTGCCGATGGTGGCCCGCCGGATGGTGGGGCTCATGCCGAAGCTCGCGAACCTGAAGGTCCGGCGCACCTGGCGGGGCCTCTACCCGATGACCCCCGATGGCTCGCCCGTCGTCGGCCGGAGCGCGACGCTGGAGGGCTATCTCGACGCCGTCGGCATGTGCGGGCAGGGCTACATGCTCGGCCCCGGCGTGGGCGCCCTCGTTTCCCGGATCGTGACCAAGACCCTGACGGATGAGGACGGGGAGATCCTCCACGAGCTGCGCCCGGGACGGGAGTTCGGGGGAGTGGAGAAGCTGAAGTGA
- a CDS encoding ribonuclease HI, with the protein MSEKPKGRGESFLCQQCGGSFTVSEQILGKYPGWKPKTCFKCKNGKGKAGSREENLPVASVLARHTAGPKDGVFTDGAADPNPGPGGWGAVHVVGDRVLAEECGHEKHTTNNRMELVALIAGCRLVPAGTAAILYTDSMLCVNTLTKWAKGWEARGWRRKDGPIANLELVQELYLTLRSRPELDVRWVAAHSGIRWNEYADALATAYRRKVR; encoded by the coding sequence ATGAGCGAGAAACCGAAGGGCCGGGGAGAGAGCTTCCTCTGCCAGCAGTGCGGCGGTTCGTTCACCGTGAGCGAACAGATCCTGGGCAAGTATCCCGGGTGGAAGCCGAAGACCTGCTTCAAGTGCAAGAACGGGAAGGGGAAGGCCGGGTCGCGGGAGGAGAACCTCCCCGTCGCCTCTGTCCTCGCCCGCCACACGGCGGGCCCGAAGGACGGGGTCTTCACGGACGGCGCCGCCGACCCGAATCCCGGGCCGGGCGGCTGGGGGGCGGTTCACGTCGTCGGGGACCGGGTCCTCGCCGAGGAGTGCGGCCACGAGAAACACACGACCAACAACCGGATGGAGCTCGTCGCGCTCATCGCCGGGTGCCGGCTCGTTCCCGCTGGCACGGCGGCGATTCTCTACACCGACAGCATGCTCTGCGTGAACACCCTCACGAAGTGGGCGAAAGGCTGGGAAGCCCGGGGCTGGAGACGCAAGGACGGACCGATCGCGAACCTCGAGCTCGTCCAGGAGCTCTACCTGACCCTCCGGTCCCGCCCCGAGCTGGACGTCCGCTGGGTCGCCGCGCACTCCGGCATCCGCTGGAACGAGTACGCGGACGCGCTCGCCACGGCGTACCGGCGAAAGGTGCGCTGA
- a CDS encoding acyl-CoA thioesterase, with protein sequence MTAPANAAALRAFRVDFEVRFPEVDAYRVVWHGNYVLYCELARNALCGAAGFTPAEALAYGYRVPITKFEIAVRRPARLDDRLEVSCTLRPPETAKLEMDYEVRRLPDRLLLATGFTQQVLLSPKDELLLTFPKPVRLLVERILAYQRGERELTGEKIPIG encoded by the coding sequence GTGACGGCTCCCGCGAACGCCGCTGCGCTCCGCGCCTTCCGCGTCGACTTCGAGGTTCGTTTCCCCGAGGTCGACGCCTACCGCGTCGTCTGGCACGGCAACTACGTCCTCTACTGCGAGCTCGCCCGCAACGCCCTCTGCGGCGCCGCCGGTTTCACTCCCGCCGAGGCGCTGGCTTACGGCTACCGCGTTCCGATCACGAAGTTCGAGATCGCCGTGAGGCGCCCGGCCCGCCTCGACGACCGCCTCGAGGTCTCCTGCACGCTCCGGCCCCCGGAGACGGCAAAGCTCGAGATGGACTACGAGGTCCGTCGCCTTCCCGACCGCCTGCTCCTGGCGACCGGCTTCACGCAGCAGGTCCTCCTCAGCCCGAAGGACGAGCTCCTCCTCACGTTCCCGAAGCCGGTCCGCCTCCTCGTCGAGAGGATCCTCGCCTACCAGCGCGGGGAGCGGGAGCTGACGGGGGAGAAGATTCCGATCGGGTAG
- a CDS encoding beta-ketoacyl-[acyl-carrier-protein] synthase family protein: MPDRTVVVTGLGAVSSLGNDLASTWAGLVAGRSGIGPITLFDASGFRTKLAAEVRELPDPGVSPRLLRRLSRTDVIGLTAAREALADSGLDLEREDPSRIAVVLGGGVSGLLDSENYFRDLLEKGPRGARPTRILNHPPDQTTDRIAEVWGFLGPRATITTACSSSSTSLGYASDLIRAGLADVVVTGGADTFARLTHGGFNSLRASDSEPCRPFDRNRKGLTIGEASGILVFEEEGRARRRGATIRARFLGYGLTSDAHHMTQPEPSGEACARTMRACLKSAKLNPGDVDYVNAHGTATVQNDPAETLSIKLALGERAREICISSNKSMLGHCLCSAGAIEAVATVRTIETGIVPPTISYVEPDPECDLDVVPNVSREVDVRVALSNSFAFGGNSTVVAFGRA; the protein is encoded by the coding sequence ATGCCCGACAGGACCGTCGTCGTCACCGGCCTCGGCGCCGTCAGCTCCCTGGGGAACGACCTCGCCTCCACCTGGGCGGGCCTCGTCGCCGGAAGGAGCGGAATCGGCCCCATCACCCTCTTCGACGCGAGCGGCTTCCGGACGAAGCTCGCGGCCGAGGTGCGCGAGCTGCCCGACCCCGGGGTTTCGCCGCGCCTCCTCCGCCGCCTCTCCCGCACCGACGTCATCGGCCTGACCGCGGCCCGCGAGGCGCTCGCCGACTCGGGGCTCGACCTCGAACGCGAGGACCCGAGCCGGATCGCCGTCGTTCTGGGCGGCGGCGTCTCGGGCCTCCTCGACAGCGAGAACTACTTCCGCGACCTTCTCGAGAAGGGCCCTCGCGGGGCGCGCCCGACGCGCATCCTGAACCACCCCCCCGACCAGACGACCGACCGGATCGCCGAGGTCTGGGGCTTCCTCGGCCCGCGGGCGACGATCACGACCGCCTGCTCCTCCTCGTCCACGTCGCTCGGCTACGCGTCGGACCTGATCCGCGCAGGCCTCGCCGACGTCGTCGTGACCGGCGGGGCCGACACGTTCGCCCGCCTCACGCACGGCGGCTTCAACTCCCTGCGCGCCTCCGACTCCGAGCCGTGCCGCCCCTTCGACCGCAACCGCAAGGGGCTGACGATCGGCGAGGCGTCGGGAATTCTCGTCTTCGAGGAGGAGGGACGCGCCCGGCGCCGCGGCGCGACGATCCGCGCCCGCTTCCTGGGGTACGGCCTCACGAGCGACGCGCACCACATGACGCAGCCCGAGCCCTCGGGCGAGGCGTGCGCGAGGACGATGCGCGCCTGCCTGAAGTCGGCGAAGCTGAATCCCGGCGACGTCGACTACGTGAACGCCCACGGCACCGCCACCGTCCAGAACGACCCCGCGGAGACCCTCTCCATCAAGCTCGCCCTCGGCGAGCGGGCGCGGGAGATCTGCATCTCGTCGAACAAGTCGATGCTCGGCCACTGCCTCTGCTCGGCCGGCGCGATCGAGGCCGTGGCGACCGTCAGGACGATCGAGACCGGGATCGTCCCGCCCACCATCAGCTACGTCGAGCCCGACCCCGAGTGCGACCTCGACGTCGTCCCGAACGTGTCCCGCGAGGTCGACGTCCGGGTCGCCCTGTCGAACTCCTTCGCCTTCGGCGGCAACTCGACGGTCGTCGCATTTGGAAGGGCCTGA